The sequence below is a genomic window from Pseudorca crassidens isolate mPseCra1 chromosome 7, mPseCra1.hap1, whole genome shotgun sequence.
CTTCAAAGGATGAATAGTTAAACAAACCATggatattcagcaataaaaaggaatgaactagtTATACGTGcatgatacatgcaacaacttggataatctccagggaattatgctgagtgaacaAAGCAGTCCCAAGAAGTcacatattgtattattccatCTTTGAATGATTTCCACTCTGGAAATAACAAAAGTATAAGATAGAGAACAGATTAGCAGCTGCCAGGGATGTGTGGGAGAGAGGGAAGTGTGGCTGTAAAAGGGCACTAGAGGATCCTTGTCGTAATGGAAATGTCTTGTATTTTTCCTACCAATGTAGATATTCTGGTTGTGATAGTGTACTATAGTTTTACAATATGATACTATTGGGGAACCTATGTAAAAGGTACTTGGGATCTCtgaattatttcttacaactgcacgTGTATCTActattatctcaaaataaattttacttaaaaaaataaagtacgtCTTCTTTTGGCCAGTTATCAGAAGTCTGGAAATTTGTTCTAGGAATATTATCCAGAAGAAAAAACTTTAAAGGCACCAGATGTTCACTACAGTGGTATTTACAATagggaaaagaaacaatttaAGTGTCCAAACAGGAACACAGACAAATCGTGGCATAGCCACCCAAGAATTATGCAGTCGTTTGATGCAACAACAAAGCAACGTTATTTGAAAAGGGAGGATTCAAAACTGTGGTACAATGTGAAATCTCTGTGAGGAGGATTGTAATATATTACAGAAGTTTTAATAGTCTATGTGAAATTCTAAcaaatgttttcctttcctcAAGCTATCTGTAAAGTTACATGGTTTTTACATGGTTTGGGGGTGGAGGAAACGACAGTAAAGGAcatttttttatgttaaattaCAAATGTCGGAGTCACGATAAAAGTTCTTTAAATCTGTCCCCCAGAACCAACAGAACAAACTTCGTTTTTCAGGTTCCAGGGTGGGAACAAGACTGCATACAAGGGCCCACAGTCACGAGTCCAGGGCAGGTGCCATTAGGCACCCGATTCATCCGCTGCAGCTGCTCCAGCGCTATGCCCACAGCCCAACCCCAGGATCCCACCAGGAGTCCTGGGAAAGGACCCTCGAACAAGGGCGAGGATGCAGCCCAGAGGTGCAGTGACCACTCCAAGGTCACCAGCGAGCTGGCAGTCCAGGCTCGGCCCGGCCCAGCCCAGAGCTCCCTGACTCTGAGTCGGGGTCTCGCTCTCTCCCCCGCGTCCCCTGCCCCAACCCAAGCTTCGACCCCAAGGCTCCGCAGCGGCGAACTCCCACGTTGCGTCCAGGCGGCCacccggcccccagcccctgaGCTGGCGCCCCCACCTCACGCCGCCGGCCAAGACCCCCCGAGCGCTGCAGCGTGGCGTGACCTAGACCATTCCCCGCTTCCTTTTTCGCCCTCTCAACCCAGCTTTTCCCGACTCCGGGAAGAACCGGGAAGAGAAGGCGAAGGGGAGCCAGGCGCCGCCGGATAAATACTGTGGCTCGGCCCCGCCCACCGACCTCACTTCCGCCCCGCGACAAGATGGCGGCGCCCGCGCCGTGCCACGCAGACTTCCGCCCGGCGCCGAGGCCCGGGGCCGACCGCGGGTCGCCTCGGAGGTGAAGTCGGGACGTGCGTGGTGCGGAGCTGCAGCCTGGGTGCGCTGAGGTGCGTCGTTGCCTCGTGCCTGGTCGGGAGCCTGGGGAGACGGCGAGCCAAGGGGTCTGGCCGCGGTGGTCCGGGGAGTCTCGCCACGTGGGAGGGGGAGGAGCTGAGACGCTGCGGGAGGGACGCCCTGACGGGGGGCGGGAGGCCACGTGGGTGGGGTTTCGCCCAGGGTCCGCGTGTCCTCCCCCTCGAGTGACTTCGTtacccctctcctccttctctcccaggCACCATGTCAGAAGGAGACGCCGCGGGCGAGCCCAGTGCTCCAGGAGGGCCCCGACCCCTCCTTTCTGGGGCGCGGGGGCTTATCGGGCGGAGGCCGGCGCCTTCCCTCACCCCGGGCCGCCTTCCCTCCATCCGCTCCAGGGATCTCACCCTCGGGGGAGTCAAGAAGGTACCCGACGGCACCTTTCTAAAGAAACCCAACTACCCTGAATTCCAGGCACCTGGGGGTTTGACTGATGTTCCTGGAGGGCCTAGCGTGGTGTTGGGCCTCAGGACTCTTGTCCTCAGACTTACGCCGACAATTTCTGGGGCGCCTACCCTACCTTCAAATCAAGACACTGGGTACAAAATATTGACATGGCTCTCAGAGATGACTGAAGAGCAGAGAATCCTAATAAGCTCAAAAGCAACTTGAGCAGTGTTTATTtcgtttttgtgtgtgtcttggATACCTTTAACAAACCCACGAAAGCCACGCAGACATAAACTTTGCCTTCAGTTTAAGAGAGTTCTGAATTTGACCTGGATCCCAGTGTGCAAACTTCTGATCCAAAGTATTATGATTCTTAGACGTGGTGTCAGAGGCTCTGAGTCCTTTCCTGTTATGTTTATGACTGTAGATGTAAAGTGTAGCCCTTAAAGAAGATGGGGAGGATGACAGCATAAAAGTAGCCAGTTTTTGAAGACCAAAGTTTACCTTTGGAAATTCTGGTGGCAGTCTAACCTGATCCTCTGTTTGTGAGTGCTGGCAGATCTGTCTTCCCTACTTGAGCGTTGCTGCTAGAGCTCTTTCCCTATGATACTGTCTGGTCTGTATAGCAGTTTGAAGACAAGGGGTGAGGTTAGGTAAATTGCTTTGCTATTAGAAGTCCTGAGGGCTCTCCTTTCAGGGGGCAGAAGCTGAGGCtgctatttaaatgttttttgatgCCCCttttcttctatgtgtaactCCACTGTCACCACGACATGACATTCCTCCTTTTCAAACACATGTCCCTTTCTGTAAGTCTTTGACAACAGTGTGGAATGTGCAGAAGAGAGCCATGTTGGTCTTTGTCCACAGAAGTTGCCCCTTTGGaagtttttattttcccctgTACTTTGGGATCAGAATTTACCAAATCAGTGACTCCTGTATTTTACTTTCAGAAAACCTTCACCCCAAATATCATCAGTCGGAAGGTCAAGGAAGAGTAAGTAGCTAGGCCTTCTGAATACTTGCCTCTTATTTACTTGTTCTGAATTTGGGCCTTTGGGGAAATAACTAAGTATGTGGCtcagaaatttaaatttgtaGATTTAATTCTTTTCAGTAGTGATTTTCAACCCtggctcccaggtgattctagcgTGCAAGCTTTAAACAAATACGGATGCCTGGGAGTCCATCCCTAAAATAGTGGTTTAACTTGTTTGCAATGAAACAGAGTGATTATCTTTTATAGCCAGAGTTGAGAGCCAGTAGTTTGGGCAAAGATGTATCAGGTTTTCTCTTAAGCTCTTTTGCAATGCAGCTTTCCTACTTTCAGTCAATACCCAAAAATCCACATTTTGGGGCAGTCTCTATAATTCAACTTTTGAGTTATAGTTCTAACATACACTCTCAAACAGAAAGGTAAAGTACAGTAAACTGAAAGGACTCTGCTTCAGCAAGGAAGTGAAAAAGGTGCTAGACTTAAGATTGGGTGTTCTGCTTCTCATGATGTAGTTGTTGGCTCATGTGGAGCGGAGTGTATGGGAGAGTAAGACCAGTTCTCAGAGGCAGGGGAAGTGAGTGGTTTCGCTTAATCCAGTGTCTTTTCCAGGCCCAAGGAAGAAGTAACTGTCAAGAAGGAGAAGCGTGATAGGGATAGAGACCGACAGCGAGAGGGCCATGGACGGGGCCGGGGGCGCCCAGAAGTGATCCAGTCCCACTCTATCTTTGAGCAGGGCCCAGCTGAAATGATGAAGAAAAAGGGTACAAAGCTGCCGGGGCTCCGGGAGGAAGGAATTGGTGGATTTCAGTTCAGACTGCTCACGAGAAGGGCAAGGGCGGTGGCATTCCCCTGCTTGCTCCCAGTTAGTGTTCCTTGCTGTTGGCCCCTTCCTTACTCCTGGTGAACTGGGTGGTTTCCCACAGGGAACTGGGATAAGACGGTGGATGTGTCAGACATGGGGCCCTCTCACATCATCAACATcaaaaaggagaagagggagacagatgaagaaacaaaacagattcTGCGTATGCTGGAGAAGGATGATGTAGGTACCAGCAGGCTGGGGGGATGGGGCTTCTTTGTGTGATGAAAAGCGCTTCAGGGGAACCAAGTCGGGGGAAGCAGAGCTCTCTGATGTCCCGGAAGCCTGGTGAGCGGCAGGAATCTTCGATTAGAAAAGGACTAAGGTGGACTGCACTCCCAGGTATTTGTGTGTGCTGGCCCCGCCATGTGACCCCCGACTCTTCTTTGGCAGTTCATCGATGACCCTGGGCTGAGGAATGACACTCGAAATATGCCTGTGCAGCTGCCGCTGGCTCACTCGGGCTGGCTTTTTAAGGAAGAGAATGAAGAACCAGATGTTAAACCTTGGCTGGCTGGCTCCAAGGAAGAGGACATGGAGGTGGACGTGCCTGCTGTGAAAGGTACTCTGTGTCAGTTAACGTCTTGTCTCCTTTTCTCCAGCTGTCCCCCAAGAGCGAGTTTCCCAGACTGCTGCTGCCAGGCCGGTCCTCTCCCATTCCACAGGACCTGAGCACGCTCAGCGGGTTCACGCTGACAGGGATCGGTGGGCCCAGCCTGCGATACCCTTTTCTAAATAAGTCACACAGCTTCTGGATCCCTCTTTCAAAGCAGAGTTTCCTTGCAGCTTCCTGGCTGAGTGACAGTGGAGCAGACCAGGCCGAAGGGATGGGTGCAGTGAGATGGCATAGGGGCTGGCCACTGATAGCCCTTCCAATTCTGTTATCTCGGGCAGTGAAAGAGGAGCCACGAGATGAGGAAGAGGAAGCCAAGATGAAGGCTTCCTCCAGAGCAGCCAGGAAGACGCCGGGCCTCCCGAAGGACGTATCTGTGGCAGAGCTGCTCAGGGAGCTGAGCCTCACGCAGGAGGAAGAGCTGCTGTTCCTGCAGCTGCCAGACTCACTCCCTGGCCAGCCGCCCACTCAGGACGTCAAGCCTATCAAGACGGAGGTGCAGAGCGAGGACGGACAGGTGGTGGTTATAAAGCAGGAGAAAGACCGGGTACGTTCACGATTGAGTTCTGTGAAGATGCAGGGGACCAGGAGGGGAAAGAGCCACCTGCAGGGGGAAGCAAAGGTGTGCCGCCCACCCACGCTGAAATGCGAGAATAATGTGCATTTGTTCTTTCTGCCCGCGAGGGCCTTGGGGCTTTGTACTTCAATGccagttgtatgtgtgtgtttcacaGTGAGATATTTTGAATGTGTACAAATCAGAGAACATAGACTCTCATATACCATCACCCAGCTTTATCAGTTACTGATATTTTGTCCGTTTAtttatgtttgctgtggtttgggttttgttctgttttctgacCAGTGTCAGGCAGCCCCAGGAAAAGGCCCTGTCTGGGGAGCTAAAGGATGGAGGGAACGGCTCCTTACCCAGTGTCCATCCCCTCGTTGTCTTCTCAGGAAGCCAGGCTGGCAGAGAATGCTTGTACCCTGGCCGACCTGACAGAGGGTCAGGTCGGCAAGCTGCTCATCCGCAGGTCGGGGAAGGTGCAGCTCCTCCTGGGCAAGGTGACTCTGGACGTGACGATGGGGACCACCTGCTCTTTCCTGCAGGTGAGAGCCTGCTGGGTCGGGACGGAGGCTCTCCGAGACATTGAGGAGCGTTGAGGACTCGGTGCTGAATATGGAGGAAGGGTTCTTGGGATTATCACGTTGAAACCACAGGACTGAGCGAGTGATAGGCTATGCGGTTTTggttctcatctctctctctcttcattggCAGGAGCTGGTGTCCGTGGGCCTTGGAGACAGTAGGACGGGTGACATGACGGTCCTGGGACACGTAAAGCACAAACTTGTATGTTCTCCCAATTTTGAATCCCTGTTGGATCACAAACACCGGTAAAAGGAGCAGATGGAGGATGGCGGTGATTGTGTCCACGGCTGCTGCCTGCTCCAGACATTTTGTTCTCAAATCTGTTCAACCCAGAAGGCGCCTGTTTAGCCCACCCACTCCAGCCATCGTCCCAGTTTTCCCCACATGGCTCCTTCCCGCAGCAGCTGTGAACGGCGCAGTGACCTTCCCGCAGCACGGAAACTGCACACCCTCACTGCTGGGGGCTTGTCcctgctatttatttttatatttatggctTATCTCTTCAACTGACTGCACCCTCCCCAGGTGGAGAGGCGGCACGGTCTGGGAAGGGACGGGCTCCTTCTCTAGGTGACGTCTTTGTTCTCAGGGTAGGAAGTGTAAggacagctgctgctgctgctcccgccttcctcccaacaggtggcaccagagagagagagcagggacTTCTCGAGTCTGAGactcagccccagctctgcccattACTAGTTGTGTGATTGACAAACTACCTAACGTTTCTGAGCCTCATATTCCTCATCTGACAAAAATGAGGAcgatacctacctcacagggttggcATGAGGATGCAGTGGAATATTGTCGATGAAAACTTGCACAAGGCCAGACAtacacagtaggcgctcaataaatgttagtttagtTTCCCTTCGACTGAATCTATTTTCAAACAAAAGAGAGATTCTGAGAATCTCAGATAAAGTGAATGGAGCTGCTTTATCCCACATTCTTACTCCGTGTCCTATCCCCCCAGCCTGATGCTCTGAAGGTTTGGGTTTGGGCCCTTCTATGCCCTTTTTTTCCTAAGCACTCTTAGGCAAGTGCTTCCTGTCCATTGCTGCGAGGCCCTAGCTGTAGGTGCCATCAGAAGTGACAGAGTCAGAGACTCACTCCTCCCAGTGCCCTGCAGATGCCTTTGGGTGACATGGTGGTCCCAGGACTCCCTCCACCCTCACTCCTGCAGTAAGTAGCTGCTACTCTTCCAGTAGCAGCTACTGGAAGAGTAGCTGCTTCCACTATTTCTCAGAAGAAACCTGTGACCACTCCTGGAGAATTATCACCACACCGAGTCAAATACTGCTGAAAAACAACCCTGGCTGAGATAGTAAGTAGAAGATTTATTGAATAATGGCCTCACTTTGAATTTGAGAGGCCCACCTCTGTCTCCTGTCCTGGCATCAACTTGGATTCCACTGCCACTGGCCGCACTGGCCTTGTAGTTCATTGGTCTGTGGTCTTGTTCCTTTCAGCAGCTCACCACACTCTTGACCCTTCCAGTGTGTGGTCCCTAAGGAGCAGCTTCTCTTTCCTCGTCCCTTGTCTGCAGGGCAGGGTCGGGGAGGCACGTCGGAGGTTGGGGAAGGCCTCCTGTTGCAGTGTTCGTGGTCATTAGACACCGGCAACTCGGCACCCTTTGCTGTGAGCTTAGCAGACCACCTCTGGAACAGGTGTGAACCACACAGACTCCTCTTAACTTAGGTGGCCCAAGAGGTTTTGGAAGGATATGCCTTTCTTTAGTCTcgccttctgttccttgagcctattTTTCATTCATCACCACTGGGGCTTCTCCACCGAGCCCCTCAAGCCGCCTAGCCAGCAGCTAGGAGGCAGGATTGACTGTGTAGTCCCCACATCGCCCCTTCTGTAGCTAAGAGCTCACGTGAGCTCTGTTGGATGGTACTGTTCTGGTCTCTGTTCTCACTGTAGAGGACAGGTGAGCAGAAAGGGTCTTGGAGATGTGTGCCATGGAAGTCCTGTTTGGTCTAATGCTGAGCTTTGATGAACCAACTCCTTTTTgttctctgggcttcagtgtttgctgcttctccttttccACAGCTAATGAACTGCCAGTGAGTCTCCATTGTAATCCTCTCTTTCTCTTGGCTACTTTGGTTCAAAAACACTCTTCTGCTTTTCCCGGCTAGCTCAAAGGCCCTGCCTCGTTAGATGTTTGGTGTTTTGCAGTCTTGAGTTCTTTGACTCCTCCACGGAAGCTTGAGGAAGAGTGTGTGCCACTTTAACGTTCACCACTTTGCCATTTCAAGTATCTTGGGGATCGACCGTTATGACCCTGCGTCACAGTCCCCACGATCTGTCTCTACATTCCTGATACACAGATTGAACATCGTCAATAAAAGTGTGGCAAAAAGACGAGGCAAGTCTGCTTTCTTGGCCAAGCCTCCAAAGCATACATTTCTAccaacaaataaatgcaaatgacAGGAGTAAAAAGCCCAAAGCCAAATTCATGTATGAGTGCAAATGGATGCAAATTTATTACTACCTGCATCTGTGTGTATGCATTTTGTTAAGATGCCGAAAGCAAGCTGTAGGCTTGTTCATTTCTTAATTACATGATTAAGTGACAGAGTGTGGGCCTTAGAGTCAGGGTGGGGTTTGAATCTAACTCCGAAAATCATTTATCCTCCCTAAGCTcagttttatacattttctgtaaaaatgaGATAATAGTAGCTTTTTAATAGGGTTGCTTTAAATTACAGTGGACATAAAGCATTTATTTCCTGCCAGACAGAAAGGTGCTTCTGTCAGGACGTGATCAGcacaagtaacagaaaactaGACTGACAGTGACGTAAGCAATAAGAATGTTTAATTATCTCATGTAACGGGCAGTCTGGAGATAGATGGTTCCAGAGTTGGGTGGCAGCCAAAACATCAAGGTTTTCTTGGATGCATTTGTTCTGCCATCCTTGGTGTTACAAAGTGGCTGTAACAACTCAGCATCATTTCTTCAAATGACAGTGTCCAGAGCCAAAGCAGGAAGCAAAGTAGACAGCAGTTAAGGAACTTCCTCCTCATTCTCCTCATATCAGGGAGGAATGTCCTTCAGAGGCCCAAAGAGACTTGCCCCTATGTCTCTCTGATAGAGCGGACCACATAACCACCCTTGGATGGGCACTGGCAAAGAGGGATAGGTGGACCAGTTTGTCCCCTGGCACTGACGTCTTGTTGCCTTTGAGACGGGGTTTTGTTAGTAGGGAAGAAACAGGAATGGCACTTAGGTATAAACAGTCCATGATAGTTGCCACCGTGATTAAAAAATACTGTCTATTGTACTAAACTCTAACTATATCtaggtagaattttttttaatgttcaattaCCTTTTATTCTAAATAAACCAGTTTTAACATCTTAGTGCATATTCTTTCAGACTACAAAATTGTGTATGTTACATATAATGATATAAACATGCTGTTTTATCACATTTCATCTCACTCAAAAATACAGTTCTTCCATGTTAATAGTAAGCCTCTTGTACTTCAGATACTTCTGATCTAGCTGAAAATATCAGAGACAGCGCCCTTTAATCCTCCCAGACCTACCCACATGGTCCAATTGATCACTCACACTTGGCTCTTTAAAGGAAGAGGCTTATTTCCTAGGTATAGTCAGAGTGAAAACAGTGACGTCCATTGcctattcatcccacccccagcctAGTGCAGGATACTTCCACAGCTGGGGCATCCCCCTCTTAAGATGGCTACAGCTATAGTGACAGATGCCATGTTGACAGCTGCTCTTGGACTGTGGTTCAGCTGCCGAAGTTCTGATGGAGGGTCGGAACTGGAGTGGGCTTAGGTCTCAAgggcatcatctgaaaaaatGGAGATAGAATGCCAATTCTAGGAACTCCTCTGTGCGGCCAACTTCTGACTCAGCTCTTCTGAAGCATTTCTTCCGTCCCCTTCCATGGGAGCAGTCACTGGTCCAACTCCCTGAAAGCTGAGGCAGAGGTTAGACTCCCTTCTGTTTggctcatttacatttaagaccCAGTCAGTTGGAAAAAATGCAGTCTTGATCATCATTGGCCCAACGGTTTTATCTTGTGTCCTTTTCAGGATTCAGTGGAGAAATAGAAACCATTCTAGGTACTCCAAGCAAAAAAGTTTAATACAGGAAGATAAGTATTTTTAGACTCATTGGAAAGCTGGAAGAGTGAGCCATAGGTTGAGTCTCCAGGATTCAGAACCCTAGAGAACTGATATACCAGGGGAGCTACACCCTCTGCTAGAATCAGGAAGGCGGAGGACCTGGATCGAGCTATGAGGACACACTGCACGGCCGCAATCTAGGGATCAGGCAGTGCCCGCAGTCTCAACTGCCTGGGGAACCACAGAGCTAAAGGTTGCACCCTGGAACACCTGAAGACAACCCCCCACATGCTGAGTGCCCTCTGTGTGCTAGGTACAGTTCAAGCGTAGTATTTGTCAGTGACAAAACAGAAAGGTCTCTGTCCTGGTGGAACTTGCattctagtgagggagacagactATAAGTAAGTTACAGAGTATTTAGAAGGTGATGAGAGCttgggaatttttcttttaaagggtaAGGGGAGTCTATGGGTGGTCGTATCACAGTAAGTAGGGTAGGcttcattgaaaaaaatatttgaagtgaagCAGCCGGATCAGTAGGCAGTGGGGACAGCTAGGAGCTGACACTGTGAGAGAGGGGACAGTATCAGAGGTGGGGTGGGCAGCCCAGGTCCTGCAGGGCTTCGAAGCCATCATAAGGACTTTGGCTTTATTCTAAGGGAAATGATTAGCTGTTGCAAGTGTCTCTTAGGTTTCAAAAGGCTCCCATTAACTGCTGGGTTGAGACAAGGGTAGAAGCAGAGGCACCAGTTTGGAGGCTGCTACATTAACCCAGGCAACAGACGGcagtggcttggaccagggttAATGGTGGAGGTGTTGGGAGGTGGTTGGATGCTAGATACTTATTTCAAAGGTAGAGCCACCTCGATCTGCTGATAGAGTAGATGTGGGATGTGAAAGAGCAGAatcaaacagccaaagcagtagGAAGGTGGGCCATACTTCCACCTTTCAAATCCCAATTGACAGAACCTAACTCACACCCAGCATCCTCGTGCAAGTGATTTTGGGAAATGTAGCATCCGCCTTCTAGCCCCAGTAATCCAGGTTGGCACTTTATGAAGTGGTGGTGGTTGCGTGCATGTTCAACCACATTCAGCAGAGTTGGCTTAAGGATCCAAAATTTGAAGGTAAAGCTTTCTGTGGCCATGTCGTGCTGCCAATACAAAGTTCTCTGATTCATTTCCTCAAAACAGTATActccaaatgaaaacacaataccCAAGACTGACTGTACTCAGTGTGACTCACGCATTTTCCCAGGGCAAGATAATACAGGAATTCTTTTGGAAACAGCTCTTACGCTGTACAACATAACATTAATGGCTACATTAGAATGCATCTTTGGACTATCAAAACTGACCCAAATATTCCCTGATTTCTGGACAATTTTggtttttccaatttttcacgATTTTAAAAGTGATGTGATAAACAATTTTGTAGTTAAATTGTTTCTGATAGCctcattatttccttaggatgtttttaaattaaaaatggctTTTTTGACATTAAAAGTGTCAAATTCTATGCCATCTTTAAGGCTTTTGGTAGATAACGCCCTCCAGAATGTTTGCACCTGTCCACATGCCCATCAACAGTGTGTAAGAGTTGCTTGTGCATTTGTAAAGTTAATGTATTAAGATTCTGGTTTTGaactatataaatgtaaaaagatgCTGAGTAGAGACCTGACCTGTACTCAGCTGACCCTCAGGGTAGATAACTAatgtttcctctcttccctctgtcAGACATCAAAGGGGGTTGATGTGTAAAGAACACGCTGCCCCCGCGGTTGGGTTATATGCTTTCCAAAAGTCAGCTGTGTTTTTCCCAAGCTTGCTTTTGCCAGTTGTGTTCACTATTGTACTTACATAATTAAGTTAAACATGgtataaactaataaaatatgaGGATTAGAAGGaagtatttctgatgaaaataaGGTAAgtacataatttaaatatataaactgaTGAAATGTAAGTGCTAAAATAAAGTTCTTATTTCTGTGTAAACCAAGGTAAATGCTTTGGAAAGAATAAACGTGAGTCACTAAATACTACCATTGAATTAAGTTTAGGCAAGGTAAACGTAAAGATGGGGACAATCATAATTATCTAAAGTAATTCTGCATTCACATTTCCCCGCCAGGTGTCTAGTGCTTTGACTTCACATTCTGCTTTTGGAGATATCAAAACTGGTGATCTTAGCAGTGCATTGTAGGTGTGTGTAATTTTCATGGAATGCTAATCAGTGGACCCGtactcaaagaaaaggacttgtccCTACACCAAAAGGGGATGAATGTCCATTTATAAGtgttaagttaaaatatttaaaatatgtgcatttctttttttttttttttttttttttgcggtacgcggtacgcgggcctctcactgttgtggcctctcccgttgcggagcacaggctccggacacgcaggctcagcgaccatggctcacgggcctagccgctccgcggcaatgtgggatcttcccagaccggggcacgaacccgcgtcccctgcatcggcaggcggactctcaaccactgcaccaccagggaagccctaaaatagatacattccttgtattaaaaattttccccaaaatatCAGTTACGATAAGGTTCAGCTAAGAGAAATAGAGCCccaaataacagtggcttaaCCAAATTGACTTTTGTCTCTCATAAAAATCTAGAGATGCACAGTCTGAAGTGGTATGGCAGCTCTGCTCTACAGAGCCCCAAGGGTCTCCGCTCCTTCCAGCTTACCTTCCCATGGTGTCTAGGGTGTGGCTCAGCCTCAACTTCTAAATTGAAACCAGACCTCTGTTCATTGCAT
It includes:
- the POLR3D gene encoding DNA-directed RNA polymerase III subunit RPC4, producing MSEGDAAGEPSAPGGPRPLLSGARGLIGRRPAPSLTPGRLPSIRSRDLTLGGVKKKTFTPNIISRKVKEEPKEEVTVKKEKRDRDRDRQREGHGRGRGRPEVIQSHSIFEQGPAEMMKKKGNWDKTVDVSDMGPSHIINIKKEKRETDEETKQILRMLEKDDFIDDPGLRNDTRNMPVQLPLAHSGWLFKEENEEPDVKPWLAGSKEEDMEVDVPAVKVKEEPRDEEEEAKMKASSRAARKTPGLPKDVSVAELLRELSLTQEEELLFLQLPDSLPGQPPTQDVKPIKTEVQSEDGQVVVIKQEKDREARLAENACTLADLTEGQVGKLLIRRSGKVQLLLGKVTLDVTMGTTCSFLQELVSVGLGDSRTGDMTVLGHVKHKLVCSPNFESLLDHKHR